In the genome of Mucilaginibacter defluvii, one region contains:
- a CDS encoding alpha/beta hydrolase, with the protein MGYLHIPQLGQVHYHEYGTGSKPLLAFHGYGMTGKQFHVLEQSVLPEYHVYGFDHFFHGGSALKDWSEQQIIQGMPKALVRNYVEEWFKLHGRQRFSVLGYSIGANLALILVEEYADLIDEVILMAPDGLFVYKGFHILTHKTLGRYLFRTVTKSKWIAPSLLKTLKRVGFIDESLYKIAWSEMDTEQKRLDVYYTLNLIKRLKPDTQKVAQLINQHNIKCRLIFGRHDNLFPKREAQPFINTLNNPEVHEVDLGHWLVTADLDKYLVKFKV; encoded by the coding sequence ATGGGTTATTTACACATCCCGCAGTTAGGGCAGGTACACTATCACGAATACGGTACGGGTAGCAAGCCGCTGCTGGCTTTTCATGGCTACGGCATGACGGGTAAACAGTTTCACGTGCTGGAGCAATCGGTACTGCCCGAATATCATGTTTACGGTTTTGATCATTTTTTTCATGGCGGCAGCGCGCTAAAGGACTGGAGCGAGCAGCAGATCATTCAGGGTATGCCCAAAGCGCTGGTGCGCAATTACGTAGAGGAGTGGTTTAAACTGCATGGCAGGCAACGCTTTTCGGTACTGGGCTACTCCATCGGTGCTAACCTGGCGCTGATACTGGTTGAGGAGTATGCTGACCTGATAGACGAAGTGATATTGATGGCACCTGACGGGCTGTTTGTGTATAAGGGTTTCCATATATTAACGCATAAAACACTGGGCCGCTACCTTTTCCGTACCGTTACCAAGAGCAAATGGATAGCGCCATCATTATTAAAAACACTTAAACGCGTGGGTTTTATTGATGAAAGCCTGTATAAAATTGCCTGGAGCGAAATGGATACCGAACAAAAACGCCTTGATGTATATTATACCCTCAACCTGATAAAACGCTTAAAACCCGATACACAAAAGGTGGCACAACTTATTAATCAGCATAATATTAAATGCCGTTTAATTTTTGGCAGGCATGATAACTTGTTCCCTAAGCGGGAGGCTCAACCCTTTATCAACACCTTAAATAACCCCGAGGTGCATGAGGTTGACCTTGGGCACTGGCTGGTAACTGCCGATCTGGATAAATATTTAGTTAAATTTAAAGTATGA
- the hemH gene encoding ferrochelatase, whose translation MAKKGILLVNLGTPDSPSTADVRRYLDEFLMDARVIDVNAALRTFLVKGVIVPFRAPKSAKLYKEIWDDKTGSPLKYYSILQRDALQQRLGDGYMVELAMRYQNPSIELALENLKNALVDSVQVIPLFPQYASASTGSVYEKVMRLMKDWPTPPPVSFINSFYDDDLVIKTFADNARKYNPASYDHILFSFHGLPQRQLIKADHTHSHCLKVNDCCQTINDKNKFCYSAQSYHTAKLIAAELNIAKEDYTVCFQSRLGNDPWVQPYTSEIIHKLAKEGKKRLLVFCPAFVADCLETVYEVTEEYGAEFKALGGQEVQLVESLNDSPVFIDALERMVRNN comes from the coding sequence ATGGCAAAAAAGGGAATATTATTAGTGAATTTAGGTACGCCTGATAGTCCGTCAACCGCAGATGTGCGCCGCTATCTGGATGAATTTTTGATGGACGCGCGGGTGATAGATGTAAATGCTGCCTTACGTACCTTTTTGGTGAAGGGAGTGATTGTACCGTTCAGGGCGCCTAAATCAGCTAAGTTATATAAGGAGATATGGGACGATAAAACCGGATCGCCATTAAAATACTACAGCATTTTACAGCGCGATGCCTTGCAGCAGCGCCTGGGCGACGGGTATATGGTCGAGCTGGCCATGCGCTACCAAAACCCATCTATTGAATTAGCTCTTGAAAACCTGAAAAATGCCCTTGTTGACAGCGTTCAGGTGATCCCGCTGTTCCCGCAATATGCCTCGGCAAGTACCGGTTCGGTTTACGAAAAGGTAATGCGCCTGATGAAGGATTGGCCTACGCCGCCGCCGGTATCATTCATCAACTCGTTTTATGATGACGATTTGGTGATCAAAACCTTTGCCGATAATGCCCGCAAATACAACCCGGCATCGTACGACCATATCCTGTTCAGCTTTCATGGCCTGCCGCAGCGTCAGTTAATTAAAGCCGATCATACCCACAGCCATTGCCTGAAGGTGAACGATTGCTGCCAGACTATTAACGATAAAAATAAATTTTGCTATTCGGCACAATCATACCACACCGCTAAGTTGATAGCCGCCGAGCTGAATATCGCTAAGGAAGATTATACCGTTTGCTTTCAATCGCGCCTGGGTAATGATCCATGGGTGCAGCCGTACACCAGCGAGATTATCCACAAACTGGCCAAAGAAGGCAAAAAACGTCTGCTGGTTTTTTGCCCGGCTTTTGTTGCTGATTGCCTGGAAACTGTTTACGAAGTTACCGAAGAATACGGCGCCGAGTTTAAAGCCCTTGGCGGCCAGGAAGTACAGCTGGTTGAAAGCCTGAACGATTCGCCGGTGTTTATTGACGCGCTGGAGCGTATGGTGCGCAATAACTAA
- a CDS encoding 3-deoxy-D-manno-octulosonic acid transferase, with product MIIWLASFFNPKAKLWIKGRRQQSFVRYHNSIWFHFASLGEFEQGRPVLEQMKLTYPDRPIVITFFSPSGYEVRKNTPLADAVYYLPLDTRGNAARFINTINPSIVIFTKYEYWYHFFAQLYKRRVPLYIISGIFRDGQVFFKWYGGMHRKMLKCVRHFFLQDEHSRQLLAGININNTTVSGDTRLDRVWTNASNPKQLPEIEQFIGSHKTMICGSTWPDDEKLLAELVSEYPEWKFIFAPHELSMEKINHLADLLPPDSCIKYSALPITEGDNNRQCLIIDNMGMLSSLYKYGYMAYIGGGFGVGIHNTLEAAAFGIPVIFGPNYHKFNEAKALISLEAGFSISNEAELRAIVEKLTTDIAYYTASSQQAKQYVDTQKGATEKIVSFIRNSATA from the coding sequence TTGATAATCTGGCTGGCTTCGTTTTTTAACCCAAAGGCAAAGCTTTGGATAAAAGGGCGCAGGCAGCAATCATTTGTACGTTATCACAACAGTATTTGGTTTCATTTTGCATCATTAGGTGAGTTTGAGCAGGGCCGCCCGGTGCTTGAACAAATGAAGCTAACTTATCCTGACCGGCCTATCGTGATCACTTTTTTTTCACCATCAGGTTACGAGGTACGTAAAAATACGCCCCTGGCCGATGCGGTATACTACCTGCCGCTGGATACCCGTGGTAACGCGGCGCGCTTTATTAATACCATCAACCCATCCATCGTTATATTTACCAAATACGAGTATTGGTACCATTTTTTTGCGCAGCTATATAAGCGCAGGGTACCGTTATATATAATATCGGGCATATTCAGGGATGGGCAGGTGTTTTTTAAGTGGTATGGCGGCATGCACCGCAAAATGTTAAAATGCGTACGCCATTTCTTTTTGCAGGATGAGCATTCCAGACAATTACTGGCAGGCATCAACATAAACAATACTACCGTTAGCGGCGATACAAGGTTAGATCGCGTGTGGACTAATGCCTCCAACCCCAAACAATTACCGGAAATTGAGCAATTCATCGGCAGTCACAAAACCATGATCTGTGGCAGCACCTGGCCCGATGATGAAAAATTGCTTGCTGAATTAGTGAGTGAATACCCGGAGTGGAAATTTATTTTCGCCCCTCATGAGCTGAGTATGGAGAAAATAAACCACTTAGCTGATTTATTGCCGCCCGATAGTTGCATAAAATATTCGGCGCTACCAATAACCGAAGGCGATAATAATCGTCAATGCCTGATTATTGATAATATGGGTATGCTATCATCGCTATACAAATACGGGTATATGGCTTATATTGGCGGCGGCTTTGGCGTGGGCATACACAATACGCTGGAGGCTGCGGCTTTTGGCATCCCGGTAATATTCGGACCAAACTACCATAAGTTTAATGAAGCCAAAGCACTGATATCACTTGAGGCCGGTTTCAGCATCAGTAATGAGGCAGAGCTAAGGGCGATTGTTGAAAAGCTGACAACTGATATAGCATATTATACCGCAAGCAGCCAACAGGCAAAACAATACGTAGATACACAAAAAGGCGCTACCGAAAAGATAGTGAGCTTTATTAGAAATTCAGCAACCGCCTGA
- a CDS encoding UDP-glucuronic acid decarboxylase family protein: MARKRILITGAAGFLGSHLCDRFIKEDYHVIGMDNLITGDLRNIEHLFKLENFEFYHHDVSNFVHVPGDLHYILHFASPASPIDYLKIPIQTLKVGSLGTHNLLGLAKAKGARMLIASTSEVYGDPNINPQPEEYWGNVNPVGPRGVYDEAKRFQEAMTMAYHTFHGVETRIVRIFNTYGPRMRLNDGRVLPAFIGQALRGESLTMFGDGSQTRSFCYVDDLIEGIYRLLFSDYAQPVNIGNPDEITIREFGEEIIKLTGTDQKLISLPLPVDDPKQRRPDITKAKELLGWEPKVSRSEGLKITYDYFKSLPEHEIQHKDFSNYNK, encoded by the coding sequence ATGGCAAGAAAGCGCATACTTATTACCGGGGCCGCGGGCTTTTTAGGCTCGCACCTTTGCGACAGGTTTATTAAAGAGGATTACCACGTTATCGGCATGGATAACCTGATCACCGGCGACCTGCGTAACATTGAGCATTTGTTTAAGCTGGAGAACTTCGAGTTCTATCATCATGACGTTTCAAACTTTGTGCACGTACCCGGCGATCTGCATTACATCCTGCATTTCGCTTCTCCTGCCAGCCCGATAGATTATTTGAAGATTCCTATCCAAACGCTTAAGGTAGGCTCATTAGGTACGCATAACCTCTTGGGTTTGGCCAAGGCTAAAGGCGCGCGTATGCTGATTGCCTCCACATCCGAAGTATATGGCGATCCGAACATTAACCCGCAGCCCGAGGAGTATTGGGGTAATGTAAACCCGGTTGGTCCGCGTGGTGTGTATGACGAGGCCAAGCGTTTTCAGGAAGCCATGACCATGGCTTACCATACCTTTCACGGTGTGGAAACCCGCATTGTGCGCATATTTAACACTTATGGTCCGCGTATGCGCCTGAATGATGGGAGGGTATTGCCGGCTTTTATTGGCCAGGCCTTGAGGGGAGAATCGCTAACCATGTTTGGTGATGGTTCGCAAACCCGCTCGTTTTGTTATGTTGACGATTTGATTGAAGGTATTTACCGCCTGCTGTTCAGTGATTACGCGCAGCCGGTTAACATTGGTAACCCTGACGAGATTACGATACGCGAGTTTGGCGAAGAAATAATAAAACTTACCGGAACCGACCAAAAATTAATAAGTTTGCCGCTCCCGGTTGACGACCCTAAACAACGCCGCCCGGATATTACAAAGGCTAAAGAGCTGTTAGGATGGGAGCCTAAAGTATCGCGCAGCGAGGGTTTGAAAATTACGTATGATTATTTCAAATCGTTGCCGGAACATGAGATACAGCACAAGGATTTTTCAAACTACAATAAATAA
- the galE gene encoding UDP-glucose 4-epimerase GalE, which yields MAKILVTGGLGYIGSHTVVELVNSGYEPIIVDDLSNSQPKILDQLTKIIGYKPVFHQVDLCDEKAVANLVATENDIAGIIHFAAFKAVGESVAHPLKYYRNNFYSLINLLNGYYGKPLNFVFSSSCTVYGQPEKLPVTEDAPIQPAQSPYGNTKQVAEEILKDMVASGTPYKVISLRYFNPVGAHETALIGELPIGVPQNLVPFITQTAIGKREKITVFGDTYNTPDGSCIRDYIHVVDLAKAHVSALKLAEQESFSGYDVFNLGTGTGSSVLEVIAAFEKATGVKLNYQIGAPRPGDVEQVWGDVSKSTEKLGWKTELGLDEMMSSAWAWEKYIAQNPIG from the coding sequence ATGGCAAAAATATTAGTAACCGGCGGCCTGGGTTATATCGGCTCGCATACGGTTGTTGAACTAGTAAACTCGGGTTACGAACCGATAATAGTTGATGATCTTTCAAACTCTCAGCCTAAGATACTCGATCAGCTTACCAAGATCATCGGCTACAAACCGGTATTTCACCAGGTTGACCTTTGCGATGAAAAGGCCGTGGCTAATCTGGTAGCTACCGAGAATGATATTGCGGGCATCATCCACTTTGCGGCATTTAAAGCCGTAGGGGAGTCGGTTGCACATCCCTTAAAATACTACCGCAATAACTTTTACTCGCTGATAAACCTGCTCAACGGTTACTATGGCAAACCTTTAAACTTTGTATTCTCATCAAGCTGTACCGTATATGGCCAGCCGGAGAAGCTGCCCGTTACCGAGGACGCGCCTATACAACCAGCGCAATCCCCTTATGGTAATACCAAACAGGTGGCTGAAGAAATATTAAAGGACATGGTAGCATCAGGTACTCCTTACAAGGTAATATCCTTGCGCTACTTTAATCCCGTTGGCGCGCACGAAACCGCACTGATAGGCGAGCTGCCGATAGGCGTGCCGCAAAACCTGGTGCCGTTCATTACACAAACCGCCATTGGCAAACGCGAAAAGATCACTGTGTTTGGCGATACCTACAATACGCCTGATGGCAGCTGTATCCGCGACTATATACACGTGGTTGACCTGGCCAAAGCGCACGTATCTGCCTTAAAGCTTGCCGAGCAGGAAAGCTTTAGCGGTTACGACGTATTTAACCTGGGTACAGGCACGGGCAGCTCGGTACTAGAGGTAATCGCCGCGTTTGAGAAAGCTACAGGAGTTAAATTAAACTACCAGATAGGCGCCCCGCGCCCCGGCGATGTTGAGCAGGTATGGGGAGATGTGAGCAAATCAACCGAAAAACTGGGATGGAAAACCGAGCTTGGCTTAGATGAAATGATGTCATCAGCCTGGGCATGGGAAAAATATATCGCCCAAAACCCTATAGGATAA
- a CDS encoding ABC transporter permease: MAVKTTLRENLAIALQSISGNKLRTSLTALIISIGIMALVGILTAIEGIKQFTNDAFAGLGANSFTIRNMGQDLNFGPGGARKAYPSIRYDQAERFRRNFNLPSSISINLSVSGSAIAKYGNEKTNPNISVTGTNENYIQNSGYKLAAGRNFSTSELEHGDNVVIIGDEIKKTLFKNNDPLNKSVFIGSNQFRIIGVLASKGSGSQFGGDKFCLIPVFKAKQIIITKNPSFEITVAVKSAEALNATVDEATALFRNIRGLSVGQPQNFDVDRSDAIQEQLNGQMAALTAAGLVVSVITLLGAAIGLMNIMLVSVTERTREIGLRKSIGATPSVIRKQFLLEAIVICLIGGVGGIVLGMAIGNLIAVNISGSFAVPWFWLIVSLVVCTFIGLTSGYYPAKKASKLDPVEALRYE, translated from the coding sequence ATGGCGGTAAAAACTACCCTTCGCGAAAATCTGGCTATTGCCTTGCAGTCTATCAGCGGCAATAAACTGCGTACATCCCTTACAGCGCTTATTATATCAATAGGTATAATGGCATTGGTAGGCATACTTACCGCTATTGAGGGCATAAAGCAATTTACTAATGATGCCTTTGCCGGGCTTGGGGCAAACTCCTTTACCATACGTAACATGGGGCAAGACCTCAACTTTGGCCCCGGCGGCGCACGCAAGGCATATCCCTCTATTCGCTACGACCAGGCTGAACGCTTTCGCCGTAACTTTAATTTGCCATCATCTATCTCCATCAATCTATCGGTAAGCGGATCGGCAATTGCTAAATATGGTAACGAAAAAACCAACCCTAATATATCGGTAACAGGCACTAACGAAAACTATATTCAAAACAGCGGGTATAAGCTGGCGGCCGGCCGCAACTTCTCTACCTCAGAACTTGAACATGGCGATAACGTGGTGATAATTGGGGACGAAATAAAAAAGACGCTCTTTAAAAATAACGACCCGCTTAATAAATCCGTATTTATCGGTAGCAATCAGTTCCGCATAATTGGAGTGCTGGCCTCAAAGGGCTCAGGCTCGCAATTTGGCGGCGATAAATTTTGCCTTATCCCGGTATTTAAAGCAAAGCAGATCATCATCACCAAAAACCCATCCTTTGAAATAACCGTAGCCGTAAAAAGCGCGGAAGCACTGAATGCCACGGTTGACGAGGCTACCGCCCTGTTCCGTAACATACGCGGGTTAAGCGTTGGCCAACCTCAGAATTTTGACGTTGACCGCAGCGATGCCATACAAGAACAACTGAATGGCCAGATGGCTGCGCTTACCGCGGCAGGCCTGGTAGTAAGTGTTATCACTCTTTTAGGTGCAGCTATCGGTTTGATGAATATTATGCTGGTATCGGTAACAGAACGTACCCGAGAGATCGGGTTGCGTAAATCAATAGGCGCAACGCCATCAGTTATCCGGAAGCAATTTTTGCTTGAGGCCATTGTAATTTGCCTTATAGGCGGCGTAGGCGGCATAGTTTTAGGAATGGCCATTGGCAACCTGATAGCTGTTAACATCAGCGGATCATTTGCTGTGCCGTGGTTCTGGCTGATTGTCTCGCTGGTTGTTTGTACATTCATCGGCCTTACATCCGGCTATTACCCGGCAAAAAAAGCATCCAAGCTCGATCCGGTTGAGGCATTACGATACGAATAG
- a CDS encoding iron-sulfur cluster assembly accessory protein, translated as MSIAVETAPVSFTPGAVKELLKLKDQQEIGDDFGLRVGVEGGGCSGMNYVLGFDQKKDGDQEYYIDGIKVFMHKAHGLYLAGMQIDFQDGLNARGFTFNNPNAASTCGCGTSFSV; from the coding sequence ATGAGTATAGCTGTTGAGACCGCTCCGGTAAGCTTTACACCGGGCGCTGTAAAGGAACTGTTAAAACTAAAAGATCAGCAGGAGATTGGGGATGATTTTGGCTTACGCGTTGGCGTTGAAGGTGGCGGCTGCTCGGGCATGAACTACGTTTTGGGCTTTGACCAAAAGAAAGACGGCGACCAGGAATATTATATTGACGGCATAAAGGTATTTATGCACAAAGCGCACGGCCTATACCTGGCAGGTATGCAAATTGATTTTCAGGATGGCTTGAATGCTCGTGGCTTTACCTTTAACAACCCTAATGCTGCCAGCACCTGTGGCTGCGGAACATCATTTTCGGTTTAA
- the dnaA gene encoding chromosomal replication initiator protein DnaA: MEKTCINVWNSCLQIIKDNIPAQSFKTWFEPIKALRMEGSVLTIQVPSLFFYEWLEEHYVGLLRKTIKKQLGDEGRLEYNIVVEQSSSSKPYTTNMPSNGNGAEAKNQSMPIPIAINKDIKNPFVIPGLKKLNVDPQLNRNYTFENFVEGDCNRLARSAGYAVAAKPGGTSFNPLMLYGGVGLGKTHLAQAIGNEIKKSLPDKLVLYVSCEKFTQQFVDALKHNNINDFVNFYQAIDVLIMDDVHNFAGKEKTQDFFFHIFNHLHQSGKQLIITSDKAPKDLAGLEERLLSRFKWGLSADLQVPDLETRMAILKNKIYQDGIDISNEVLEYVAHNIDNNVRELEGAMVSLLAQSTLNRKEIDLNLAKQMLKNFVKNSSKEISMEYIQSLVCEYFEVPIEMVKSQTRKREIVQARQISMYLAKAHTKSSLKSIGHFFGGRDHSTVIYACQTVEDLIDTDKKFKGYVADIQKKLKMS; the protein is encoded by the coding sequence ATGGAAAAAACTTGTATCAACGTTTGGAATAGCTGTCTTCAGATAATTAAGGACAACATACCAGCCCAAAGTTTCAAAACTTGGTTTGAGCCAATTAAAGCTTTGCGCATGGAAGGCAGTGTTCTGACAATACAGGTGCCCAGCTTATTTTTTTACGAGTGGCTCGAAGAACACTACGTAGGTTTGTTACGTAAAACCATTAAGAAGCAATTGGGCGATGAAGGCCGCCTGGAGTACAACATTGTGGTTGAGCAATCGTCATCAAGCAAGCCTTATACTACCAATATGCCATCAAACGGTAATGGTGCCGAGGCCAAAAACCAATCAATGCCTATTCCTATCGCAATTAATAAGGATATTAAAAACCCTTTTGTGATACCGGGATTGAAAAAGTTGAATGTTGACCCGCAGCTTAACCGCAATTATACCTTTGAAAATTTTGTTGAGGGCGATTGTAACCGCCTTGCCCGTTCGGCAGGCTACGCGGTAGCGGCAAAACCGGGTGGTACCTCATTTAACCCGCTGATGCTTTACGGCGGTGTTGGTTTAGGTAAAACCCACCTGGCGCAGGCCATTGGCAACGAGATCAAAAAATCACTGCCCGATAAGCTGGTGCTTTATGTATCGTGCGAAAAGTTTACCCAACAATTTGTTGACGCGCTTAAGCATAACAACATTAATGATTTTGTGAATTTTTACCAGGCCATTGATGTACTCATTATGGATGATGTGCACAACTTTGCCGGTAAAGAAAAAACACAGGATTTCTTCTTCCACATATTTAACCACCTGCATCAGTCGGGTAAGCAGCTGATCATTACATCAGATAAAGCACCAAAGGATTTGGCAGGTTTAGAAGAGCGTTTGCTGTCGCGTTTTAAATGGGGCCTTTCAGCCGATTTGCAGGTGCCTGACCTGGAAACCCGTATGGCCATCCTTAAAAACAAGATCTACCAGGATGGTATCGATATATCAAACGAGGTACTGGAGTATGTGGCCCATAATATTGATAACAACGTGCGCGAACTGGAAGGCGCCATGGTATCATTACTGGCGCAATCAACGCTTAACCGTAAGGAGATAGACCTGAACCTGGCTAAGCAAATGCTGAAAAACTTTGTGAAGAACTCCTCTAAAGAAATTTCGATGGAGTATATACAAAGCCTGGTTTGCGAGTATTTTGAAGTGCCTATCGAGATGGTGAAATCACAAACCCGTAAGCGCGAAATTGTACAGGCCCGCCAGATATCCATGTACCTGGCTAAAGCACACACCAAAAGTTCATTAAAATCTATCGGCCACTTTTTTGGCGGC